The following coding sequences lie in one Marinobacter sp. ANT_B65 genomic window:
- a CDS encoding TonB-dependent receptor domain-containing protein — translation MKGRAFARFTQMAVIGFAGFPALTLAQTAAESVLIRVTEGQLSGSADGVLASEPVNRLVSDPSVSLSRMGGRGLEPVVRGQSQDRVDVLLDGIRVEGACPNRMDPPTSRLSSALAPVLEVRTNNRTLRWGPIAGGQIVATTADPRFDDNATTGQVTIGGSDNGSGRLINATAAVGSENTWLRLSGGYDEADDYEDGDGNKVRSAYENTEGRVDGAWTAGNGFYIKGMVSRQEEDDVKYAGSGMDAPKTDTDMYRLELGSPVADGEWSLLAWQADVDHIMDNFSLRSAGMMKMQTDSTTETRGMRFILDQSPGTSTDWAVGADLETNDWDAKLSNLTNPMPMTVSFMWPGVERERVGIFAEGFRRIARDVKVGAGVRYDRVEMDATRAGDVASMGMTPAMLYQSAYGTTDVKPEDNNVSGFLSGEWRLPHNQALTLTASRSVRSPGVTERYLARNTSSGSWIGNPGLDTEKHHKAELALSGSKDQWSWKPVIWVDQVDDFVRRYEETPADVRYENIDARLLGVEMMIGWTDGTWNSSSTLASVRGENRDNNQSLAQIPPVQFVQTLGWHHMGHSIEARWQLARRQDRIDAESGLDAGTSPGYGVFSLSGSHPLMEHLTFSWALDNLFDNTWAPHVSRANTDPFNPDAVRVNEPGRTLRAALTAKW, via the coding sequence ATGAAGGGTCGAGCATTTGCCAGATTTACACAGATGGCTGTGATTGGTTTCGCCGGGTTTCCGGCGCTGACGCTGGCACAGACTGCCGCAGAAAGCGTTCTTATCCGGGTGACGGAAGGGCAGCTGAGCGGCAGTGCTGATGGAGTGTTGGCCAGCGAGCCGGTGAACCGGTTGGTGTCTGATCCGTCGGTATCTCTTTCCCGAATGGGAGGTCGTGGTCTGGAGCCGGTAGTGCGGGGTCAGAGTCAGGACCGGGTGGATGTGCTGCTGGATGGTATTCGTGTCGAAGGTGCCTGTCCTAACCGGATGGACCCGCCAACCAGTCGGCTGAGTAGTGCCCTGGCCCCGGTTCTGGAGGTGAGAACCAATAACCGTACTTTGCGCTGGGGCCCGATCGCCGGAGGGCAGATTGTTGCGACTACTGCTGATCCCCGGTTCGATGACAACGCGACCACAGGCCAGGTAACGATTGGTGGATCGGACAATGGTAGCGGCAGGCTGATAAACGCCACGGCCGCCGTTGGCAGTGAGAATACATGGCTCAGGCTTTCTGGCGGATATGATGAAGCCGATGATTACGAAGATGGTGATGGTAATAAGGTGCGCAGTGCCTATGAAAACACCGAAGGCCGTGTTGATGGCGCCTGGACAGCCGGAAATGGGTTTTATATCAAAGGCATGGTCAGTCGTCAGGAAGAAGACGATGTGAAATACGCAGGCTCCGGCATGGATGCTCCGAAGACTGATACGGATATGTACCGTTTAGAGCTGGGCTCTCCGGTAGCTGATGGTGAGTGGAGTCTGCTTGCCTGGCAGGCAGACGTTGATCACATTATGGACAACTTCAGCCTGCGTTCTGCAGGCATGATGAAAATGCAGACGGATTCCACGACCGAGACACGTGGAATGCGCTTTATCCTTGATCAAAGCCCCGGCACTTCAACCGACTGGGCCGTCGGCGCAGACCTGGAGACCAATGACTGGGATGCGAAGCTGTCGAATCTTACCAACCCCATGCCGATGACGGTCTCATTCATGTGGCCCGGTGTGGAGCGGGAGCGTGTCGGGATTTTCGCTGAGGGTTTCCGGCGCATTGCCCGTGACGTAAAGGTTGGAGCCGGAGTCCGGTATGACCGTGTGGAAATGGATGCCACCAGGGCCGGCGATGTTGCGAGTATGGGAATGACTCCGGCCATGCTTTATCAGAGCGCATACGGCACAACGGATGTAAAGCCTGAAGATAACAACGTCAGCGGATTTTTATCCGGAGAATGGCGCCTGCCGCATAATCAGGCGCTGACACTGACGGCAAGCCGCAGCGTGCGTAGTCCCGGCGTGACCGAACGCTATCTGGCCCGGAATACCTCGAGTGGCAGTTGGATTGGCAACCCTGGTCTGGACACTGAAAAACACCACAAAGCTGAGCTGGCACTGAGTGGCAGCAAAGATCAGTGGAGCTGGAAGCCGGTGATCTGGGTTGATCAGGTGGACGATTTCGTAAGGCGTTATGAAGAAACACCGGCCGATGTTCGTTATGAAAATATTGACGCACGTCTGCTTGGCGTCGAGATGATGATCGGCTGGACGGACGGGACCTGGAACAGTAGCAGTACTCTTGCGTCAGTTCGCGGTGAGAATCGTGACAATAATCAGTCTCTCGCACAGATTCCTCCGGTGCAGTTTGTGCAAACTCTGGGCTGGCACCATATGGGACATAGTATTGAAGCCCGGTGGCAATTGGCCCGTCGCCAGGATCGTATTGATGCGGAATCCGGGCTGGATGCGGGAACATCGCCCGGATATGGCGTGTTCAGCCTGTCTGGTAGTCACCCGCTGATGGAGCACCTTACATTCAGCTGGGCTCTGGATAACCTGTTTGATAACACCTGGGCGCCTCACGTGAGCCGTGCAAACACAGATCCGTTCAACCCTGATGCGGTACGTGTGAATGAGCCTGGCCGCACACTGCGCGCTGCGTTGACGGCCAAATGGTAA
- a CDS encoding response regulator transcription factor — translation MTTNERWLLIDDDAAFLEILQRALKRQGIEATGTHSHAEALHALDTQGFGKCVLDLNLAGESGLQLLPELLTRIPGLDVLVLTGYGSIATAVEAMRRGAVNYLCKPVTVHQLISGFEALATSPELRHEPPSVEEMEWEHIQRVLNEHEGNVSATARALHMHRRTLQRKLQKHSRWRN, via the coding sequence ATGACCACAAACGAACGCTGGCTGCTTATTGACGATGACGCTGCCTTTCTGGAGATACTCCAGCGAGCGCTGAAGCGCCAGGGAATTGAAGCCACAGGTACTCACTCCCATGCCGAAGCACTCCACGCCCTCGACACCCAGGGCTTCGGAAAGTGCGTTCTGGACCTGAACCTTGCGGGCGAGAGCGGCCTTCAGCTCCTGCCGGAACTCCTCACCAGAATACCCGGGCTCGACGTCCTTGTGCTGACAGGCTATGGCAGCATTGCCACAGCGGTTGAAGCCATGCGCCGGGGCGCCGTCAATTACTTATGCAAACCGGTTACCGTGCATCAGCTCATCAGTGGCTTTGAAGCCCTGGCAACATCCCCGGAACTGCGACATGAGCCGCCGTCAGTGGAAGAAATGGAATGGGAGCACATTCAGCGGGTGCTTAATGAGCATGAGGGCAATGTCTCTGCCACCGCCAGGGCTCTGCACATGCACCGGCGAACCCTGCAAAGAAAGCTGCAAAAGCATTCCCGTTGGCGCAACTGA
- a CDS encoding PEP/pyruvate-binding domain-containing protein, with protein sequence MTPAGGNSQDDMRVSTGLPGLDDVLDGLRIGDNVVWRVTDLDDYRRFVTPFIESAASAGRRIIYLRFGQHPPLVSAKANIHIENIDALGGFEAFTGKVWRLIEEHGRGAFYVCDCLSDLLNAWATDAMVGNFFRVVCPFLFELDTVAWFALYPDRHSRTTLDRIRRTTQVMVDVHRLGDDVQIQPIKAWRRQSPTMFLPHREHQGRFVPITDSSDATRLQAGLELAQLNRQPLLDYWDRLFLQVADALESNKETQIADIKDRVLNVLISRDPRMLELARRYLSLEDLLAIRARMIGSGYIGGKAAGMLLARSILLTNQPDIWQEALEPHDSSYLGSDSYYSFLVHNGLWPAIMRQRSPEGYFTEAAELHESLMTGSFPPEIRAELERLLDHYGQYPILVRSSSLQEDGFGNAFAGKYDSIFLVNQGPPELRLSALEDAIRQVYASTMSKDALVYRKQRGLDQREEPMALLIQRVNGRFHGRYYLPDAAGVGVSRNTFAWDTSMDSEAGMVRLVMGLGTRAVDRIEGDHACVMALDFPSRQPFRNQDESYRFSQHLLDVLDLNEGKLNTLPLSLLTQEIPDLPLKYLGEIDQPASRRAEELNLHAPVWRLTFQALVRGSRFISRLSSLLKTLEAGYLHPVDVEFTLRLDDAGEPAFNLVQCRPLATIGESAAAAIPSEIPGRQLFFQTRGHFMGGNINLRIQRVIRVDAAVYSRLSVSERYEVARLIGEQVRTADGKTMLIGPGRWGTSSPELGVPVRFADIAGVSVLIEVAEMEGDMVPDLSYGSHFFQDLVETGIAYVALFPNGRNCTYQPELLPGTPADISKITPENSLQTFDLREGSLQLTGDVVSQNLVCYFTDEQPSF encoded by the coding sequence GTGACCCCAGCCGGCGGAAACTCACAGGATGACATGAGGGTTTCTACCGGCCTTCCGGGGCTTGACGATGTGCTTGACGGCCTCAGAATTGGCGATAATGTTGTCTGGCGGGTTACCGACCTGGACGACTATCGCCGGTTCGTTACGCCGTTTATTGAGTCTGCGGCGTCCGCCGGGCGCCGTATCATCTACCTTCGTTTTGGCCAGCATCCTCCGCTGGTGTCCGCGAAAGCAAACATTCACATTGAGAACATCGATGCTCTGGGCGGCTTTGAAGCCTTTACCGGCAAAGTCTGGCGCCTGATTGAAGAGCATGGCCGCGGCGCATTCTACGTGTGCGACTGCCTGAGCGACCTGCTCAATGCCTGGGCCACGGATGCCATGGTGGGTAATTTTTTCCGGGTAGTCTGCCCATTCCTCTTTGAACTCGATACTGTCGCCTGGTTTGCCCTCTATCCCGACCGGCATTCCCGCACCACGCTTGACCGTATCCGGAGAACGACCCAGGTAATGGTGGATGTTCACCGTTTGGGCGACGACGTTCAGATCCAGCCCATCAAAGCCTGGCGCAGGCAGTCTCCTACCATGTTTCTTCCGCACCGGGAGCACCAGGGACGCTTTGTCCCCATAACAGACAGCAGTGACGCCACCCGACTTCAGGCCGGGCTGGAACTGGCCCAGCTTAACCGCCAACCGCTGCTCGATTACTGGGACAGGCTGTTCCTGCAGGTAGCAGACGCCCTTGAGAGCAATAAAGAAACACAGATTGCCGATATCAAAGATCGCGTATTGAACGTCCTGATAAGCAGGGACCCGCGTATGCTGGAGCTCGCCAGACGCTATCTCTCCCTCGAGGACCTGCTTGCCATACGTGCCAGAATGATCGGCAGCGGTTACATTGGCGGCAAGGCTGCCGGTATGTTGCTCGCTCGCAGTATCCTGCTCACCAATCAGCCCGACATCTGGCAGGAGGCCCTGGAACCCCACGATTCCAGCTATCTCGGTTCAGACAGCTATTATTCCTTTCTTGTTCATAACGGACTCTGGCCGGCAATCATGCGCCAAAGGTCCCCAGAGGGTTATTTCACTGAAGCAGCGGAGCTTCATGAAAGCCTGATGACCGGCAGCTTCCCCCCGGAAATCCGGGCCGAGCTGGAGCGCCTGTTGGATCACTATGGCCAATACCCGATTCTGGTGCGCTCAAGCAGCCTTCAGGAGGACGGCTTCGGAAATGCATTTGCGGGCAAATACGACAGTATTTTCCTGGTAAATCAGGGCCCTCCGGAACTTCGGCTTTCAGCACTGGAAGATGCCATCCGGCAGGTTTACGCCTCAACCATGAGCAAGGATGCACTGGTGTACCGGAAGCAACGGGGGCTGGATCAGAGAGAAGAGCCCATGGCGCTGCTGATTCAGCGGGTCAATGGTCGCTTCCACGGGCGTTACTACCTGCCGGATGCTGCCGGCGTCGGGGTTTCCCGCAATACATTCGCCTGGGATACCAGCATGGATTCTGAAGCCGGTATGGTCCGCCTGGTTATGGGCCTGGGTACCCGGGCAGTTGACCGTATTGAAGGTGATCATGCGTGCGTAATGGCCCTGGACTTCCCCAGCCGCCAGCCCTTTCGCAATCAGGATGAAAGCTACCGCTTTTCCCAGCATCTTCTCGATGTGCTGGATTTGAATGAAGGAAAGCTGAACACGCTTCCTTTAAGCCTGCTCACTCAGGAAATTCCGGACCTGCCACTAAAATATCTTGGGGAAATAGATCAGCCCGCAAGCCGGCGGGCAGAGGAGCTGAACCTCCATGCACCAGTGTGGCGACTGACGTTCCAGGCGCTGGTCCGCGGCAGCAGGTTTATCTCTCGCCTGTCCAGCCTGCTGAAAACACTCGAAGCCGGCTACCTGCATCCGGTGGACGTGGAGTTTACCCTGCGCCTGGACGATGCCGGTGAACCGGCGTTTAATCTTGTACAGTGCCGCCCACTGGCAACCATTGGTGAATCTGCGGCGGCGGCTATACCTTCCGAAATACCCGGCCGACAACTTTTTTTCCAGACCCGTGGCCACTTCATGGGCGGCAATATAAACCTCCGCATCCAACGGGTTATCCGTGTGGATGCAGCCGTATACAGCCGGTTAAGCGTCAGCGAACGTTACGAGGTTGCCCGCCTTATTGGCGAACAGGTACGCACAGCAGATGGAAAAACCATGCTTATTGGCCCCGGCCGCTGGGGAACCAGCAGCCCGGAACTGGGCGTGCCTGTCCGTTTTGCCGATATAGCCGGGGTATCCGTGTTGATTGAAGTGGCAGAAATGGAGGGTGACATGGTTCCCGACCTTTCCTACGGCTCACACTTTTTTCAGGATCTGGTGGAAACCGGAATCGCCTATGTTGCCCTGTTCCCCAATGGCAGAAACTGCACCTATCAGCCAGAACTTCTCCCCGGCACCCCGGCTGACATCTCAAAAATCACTCCGGAGAATTCACTGCAAACCTTTGATCTTAGAGAAGGTTCTCTGCAGCTGACGGGCGACGTTGTCAGCCAGAATCTGGTTTGTTATTTCACGGATGAGCAACCGTCTTTTTAA
- a CDS encoding efflux RND transporter periplasmic adaptor subunit, whose protein sequence is MKHIIAVLGTIFLGLACAGSVSGDETPGRPETASAARGELQEMLVLDGVIEAVQQSTVSAQTSGTVQKLPFDVDDSVVAGDLIVQLESSEQRARVNQAQAGRDEARAAFADAQQQFSRIEAVQARGLVSRQEFDRAQNNLAGARARLERAEAALAEAQEQLSYTRIVAPYGGILTERHVEIGESVSPGQPLLSGLSLEQLRVVVDLPQQYAGLARRDRQAQVTLADGRVLETGDMTFYPYANPATHTFRLRMRLREPNGSLFPGMLVKVGVPVAIRETLWIPASSLIRRSELRAVFVLDDQGRPRLRQVRTGVKQEGRLEVLAGLSEGEQVVIHPAELVGTDRLNLPRAHASGEGVRN, encoded by the coding sequence GTGAAGCATATTATTGCGGTACTGGGCACGATCTTCCTTGGGCTGGCTTGCGCAGGCTCTGTTTCCGGTGACGAGACACCTGGCCGGCCAGAAACTGCTTCTGCTGCGCGGGGTGAGTTGCAGGAAATGCTTGTGCTGGATGGAGTGATCGAAGCCGTTCAGCAGAGCACTGTGTCTGCACAGACCAGTGGCACAGTTCAGAAGCTGCCGTTTGATGTGGATGACTCTGTGGTTGCTGGCGACTTGATCGTGCAACTGGAGAGCAGCGAGCAGCGCGCCCGCGTCAACCAGGCGCAGGCTGGCCGGGATGAGGCACGGGCTGCCTTTGCGGATGCTCAGCAGCAGTTCAGCCGGATTGAAGCCGTGCAAGCGCGCGGCCTTGTTTCACGTCAGGAATTTGACCGGGCCCAAAACAATCTGGCTGGAGCCAGGGCGCGCCTCGAGCGTGCAGAAGCTGCGTTGGCTGAAGCTCAGGAACAGTTGAGCTATACCCGCATAGTAGCGCCATATGGCGGCATACTGACTGAACGTCACGTGGAAATTGGCGAGTCAGTCAGCCCCGGCCAGCCCCTGCTTAGCGGTCTGTCTCTGGAGCAGTTGAGAGTTGTCGTAGACCTGCCTCAGCAGTATGCAGGCCTTGCCCGGCGCGACCGCCAGGCGCAGGTCACTCTTGCCGATGGCCGGGTGCTGGAAACCGGCGACATGACGTTTTACCCCTACGCCAATCCGGCTACCCATACTTTCCGTCTGCGAATGCGCCTCAGGGAACCCAACGGATCCCTGTTTCCTGGCATGCTGGTCAAGGTTGGTGTTCCGGTTGCAATCCGGGAGACTCTTTGGATACCCGCGAGCAGCCTTATTCGCCGTAGTGAGCTGAGAGCCGTCTTTGTGCTGGATGATCAGGGTCGTCCCCGGTTGCGGCAGGTTCGTACCGGTGTGAAGCAGGAAGGCCGCCTGGAAGTTCTGGCCGGCCTGAGTGAGGGCGAACAGGTTGTCATTCACCCGGCTGAGCTGGTTGGAACAGATCGTCTGAACCTGCCAAGGGCTCATGCTTCCGGAGAGGGAGTCAGGAATTGA
- a CDS encoding sensor histidine kinase — MKWLTHSQTGFQQAARYLLAMRLAVVGLQLTALAVAETVVTLAHRAEALAICLLYGVLATLGWLWFTRRPPRSPASVSAGLALDLALIGAWLFLTGGYTNPLVSLLLLPIAVAIILVPLSQSIALTLSGIAVYTALVVWHSPLTHDHNHANLAQLHLVGMWVTFAITAVILLLVVGALARRLRQQQEQLSSIRETRLRDEQIIALGLSAAAVAHRLGTPLNTMTLLVDEIRSAFPDPDLAEDLNLMERQLALCGKHLQQLSNAAIQAKTAQLENLPVQEWVARLRESATLLWPAAPIDWSAELPDCQVAVDATLDQAILNLLANALTASPTWVAVSVHRATSSRIEIVVEDHGDGLEDTLQETPGEQIVGSESGLGVGLFLSNATIQRLGGTLKARVDQDGTTMIIDLPEAGADKTNAGGSK, encoded by the coding sequence ATGAAATGGCTGACCCACTCTCAAACAGGCTTCCAACAAGCTGCGCGCTACCTGCTGGCCATGCGCCTGGCAGTCGTTGGCCTCCAGCTTACCGCCCTTGCGGTAGCAGAAACCGTTGTTACACTTGCACACCGCGCTGAAGCACTCGCTATATGCCTGCTCTATGGCGTTCTCGCTACTCTCGGCTGGCTCTGGTTTACCCGACGACCACCACGCTCGCCGGCAAGCGTAAGTGCCGGTCTCGCCCTTGACCTGGCCCTGATAGGTGCCTGGCTGTTCCTCACCGGCGGCTATACTAACCCTCTGGTTTCCTTACTGCTGCTGCCTATAGCCGTAGCGATCATTCTGGTTCCCCTTAGCCAGAGCATTGCTCTTACGCTTTCAGGAATTGCGGTCTACACGGCCCTGGTTGTCTGGCATTCTCCGCTTACCCATGACCACAACCATGCCAATCTGGCGCAGTTACACCTGGTCGGGATGTGGGTCACCTTTGCTATTACAGCTGTGATCCTTTTGCTGGTAGTAGGGGCTCTCGCACGAAGGTTGCGCCAGCAACAGGAGCAGCTGTCAAGCATCCGGGAGACGCGCCTGCGCGATGAACAGATCATTGCATTGGGGCTTTCTGCCGCCGCCGTTGCCCATCGTTTGGGCACGCCTCTGAACACCATGACATTGCTGGTCGACGAGATCCGCTCAGCGTTTCCCGACCCCGACCTTGCTGAAGACCTGAACCTGATGGAACGACAGCTTGCTCTTTGTGGCAAACACCTGCAGCAGCTTTCCAACGCAGCCATTCAAGCTAAAACCGCGCAGCTGGAAAACCTCCCGGTGCAGGAGTGGGTGGCACGGCTGAGAGAGTCGGCCACACTCCTGTGGCCAGCGGCACCCATAGATTGGTCGGCAGAGCTTCCGGATTGCCAGGTTGCGGTAGATGCCACTCTGGACCAGGCCATCCTCAATCTTCTGGCCAATGCTCTTACTGCCAGCCCGACATGGGTAGCTGTCAGTGTACACAGAGCAACTTCCAGCAGAATCGAAATAGTGGTGGAAGACCACGGAGACGGCCTGGAGGATACTCTGCAGGAGACCCCGGGCGAACAGATCGTGGGCTCAGAGAGCGGTCTGGGCGTTGGCCTCTTCCTTTCAAACGCCACAATTCAGCGCCTGGGAGGCACCCTGAAAGCACGAGTTGACCAGGATGGTACGACCATGATCATCGATTTGCCGGAAGCCGGGGCGGATAAAACAAACGCCGGAGGGAGCAAATGA
- the gdhA gene encoding NADP-specific glutamate dehydrogenase encodes MTARLDEKLELIYEDVLHRNPGESEFHQAVHEVLETLGPVLVKYPEFAEKKIIQRICEPERQIIFRVPWQDDKGEIHINRAFRVEFNSALGPYKGGMRFHPSVYLGIIKFLGFEQIFKNALTGLPIGGGKGGSDFDPKGRSDDEIMRFCQSLMTELYRHLGEYTDVPAGDIGVGGREIGYLFGQYKRITNRYESGVLTGKGLDWGGSRARTEATGYGVVFFTSEMLKARGDSIEGKKVVVSGSGNVAIYAIAKAHELGAKVVACSDSSGIIVDEKGIDVAALKRIKEVERRRISAYTEFHKDAKYVAGGSIWSVPCDIALPCATQNELNANDAKTLVENGCIAVAEGANMPTTPEGIAIFQQAKLMYGPGKAANAGGVATSALEMQQNASRDSWSFDYTQKRLEDIMIEIHRSCYETAAEFGSEGNYVLGANVTGFIKVARAMDAMGVI; translated from the coding sequence ATGACCGCCCGACTTGATGAGAAACTGGAACTGATTTACGAAGATGTTCTGCACCGCAACCCGGGTGAAAGCGAGTTTCACCAGGCTGTTCACGAGGTTCTGGAAACACTGGGGCCGGTTCTGGTGAAATATCCTGAATTCGCTGAGAAGAAGATTATTCAACGCATCTGTGAACCGGAGCGCCAGATTATTTTCCGTGTGCCCTGGCAGGATGATAAAGGCGAGATTCATATCAACCGCGCCTTCCGTGTAGAGTTCAACAGTGCCCTTGGGCCATACAAGGGCGGCATGCGTTTTCACCCCTCTGTCTACCTGGGCATCATCAAATTTCTGGGATTTGAACAGATCTTCAAGAACGCACTGACGGGCCTGCCCATCGGCGGAGGCAAAGGCGGCAGCGACTTTGACCCCAAAGGCCGCTCCGATGACGAAATCATGCGTTTCTGCCAAAGCCTGATGACCGAACTGTACCGCCATCTGGGCGAGTATACCGACGTTCCCGCCGGAGATATTGGTGTAGGCGGACGCGAAATAGGCTACCTGTTCGGCCAGTACAAACGCATCACCAACCGCTATGAATCCGGCGTACTCACCGGCAAGGGACTGGACTGGGGCGGCAGCCGTGCACGTACCGAAGCAACCGGCTACGGCGTTGTGTTCTTTACCAGCGAAATGCTGAAAGCCCGCGGCGACTCCATAGAAGGCAAAAAAGTTGTCGTTTCCGGCTCAGGTAACGTTGCAATCTACGCGATTGCCAAAGCACATGAACTGGGCGCCAAAGTCGTTGCCTGTTCCGACTCCAGCGGTATCATCGTGGACGAAAAAGGCATTGATGTGGCCGCACTCAAGCGCATCAAAGAAGTTGAACGCCGCCGTATCAGCGCATACACAGAGTTCCACAAGGACGCAAAATACGTTGCGGGTGGCAGTATCTGGTCGGTACCCTGTGATATCGCACTCCCGTGTGCCACCCAGAATGAGCTGAACGCCAACGATGCCAAGACACTGGTTGAGAATGGCTGCATCGCCGTTGCTGAGGGCGCAAACATGCCGACAACTCCGGAAGGTATCGCTATCTTCCAGCAAGCCAAACTGATGTACGGCCCGGGCAAAGCAGCCAACGCTGGTGGCGTAGCAACCTCAGCACTGGAAATGCAGCAGAACGCCAGCCGTGACTCCTGGTCTTTTGACTATACTCAAAAACGCCTTGAGGACATCATGATCGAGATCCACAGGAGCTGTTATGAGACGGCGGCAGAGTTTGGATCCGAGGGTAACTACGTGCTTGGGGCCAACGTCACCGGGTTCATCAAAGTAGCTCGCGCCATGGATGCCATGGGCGTTATCTGA